A window of the Haloarcula rubripromontorii genome harbors these coding sequences:
- a CDS encoding DUF7512 family protein, whose translation MVDLAAFTSMGAGGIDAAMLIGAVLLEAAILYVGYGAVEEVFGQRVVERLRGE comes from the coding sequence ATGGTAGACCTCGCGGCCTTCACATCAATGGGCGCAGGCGGCATCGACGCGGCGATGCTCATCGGCGCGGTACTCCTGGAGGCGGCCATCCTCTACGTCGGGTACGGCGCAGTGGAAGAGGTATTCGGACAACGTGTCGTCGAACGGTTGCGAGGGGAGTGA
- a CDS encoding sulfite exporter TauE/SafE family protein — MEILGLSLAMVVLFVGFGLLIGVLFGFFGMGGSFLVTPALLVMGYPTRVAVGSGLAFVFGTSVIATLKHRDMGQVDYKLGVLMIAGTTAGIEAGKEIVLHLEALGLAGSIISVTYVVLLGGIGAFVTYEALRGGDSGDGIAHDAAEGDVDADDIPDIAKKIQSYRIPPMISLRGGVSVSLWMILGVAFVTGLLSGFLGVGGGFIRMPALFYLIGVPVPIAVGTDLFEIVFSGGLGSFLYALDGGVDLGIVLPLLAGSAFGARVGSAATSIVDEDEIKVYFGLMLLGGALAVAVREIGNVSGIDALNTVSLVLILGSALLVSGAVVYSSITALREESQSSSPV; from the coding sequence ATGGAGATACTTGGACTCAGCCTGGCGATGGTGGTGTTGTTTGTCGGGTTCGGCCTGCTCATCGGCGTCCTCTTTGGCTTCTTCGGGATGGGTGGGTCGTTCCTCGTCACCCCGGCGCTCCTAGTGATGGGGTATCCCACCCGAGTCGCCGTCGGGAGCGGGCTCGCGTTTGTTTTCGGGACATCGGTCATTGCCACACTGAAGCACCGAGATATGGGGCAGGTCGATTACAAACTTGGGGTGTTGATGATCGCCGGGACGACCGCCGGCATCGAAGCCGGGAAAGAGATTGTCCTCCATCTGGAGGCGCTCGGACTGGCTGGCAGTATCATCAGCGTCACGTACGTCGTCTTGCTGGGCGGTATCGGCGCGTTCGTCACCTACGAGGCACTTCGGGGTGGCGACAGCGGTGATGGAATTGCCCACGATGCCGCGGAGGGCGACGTCGACGCCGACGACATCCCGGATATCGCAAAGAAGATTCAATCGTACCGCATCCCGCCGATGATATCGCTCCGTGGCGGCGTCAGCGTCTCCCTCTGGATGATACTTGGCGTTGCGTTCGTCACCGGACTGCTTTCAGGATTCCTCGGTGTCGGCGGCGGCTTCATCCGTATGCCCGCGCTGTTCTATCTCATCGGAGTTCCCGTCCCCATCGCTGTCGGGACTGACCTCTTCGAGATCGTCTTCTCCGGCGGGCTCGGGAGCTTCCTGTACGCGCTGGACGGCGGTGTCGACCTCGGTATCGTGCTCCCGCTGCTGGCTGGAAGCGCCTTTGGAGCCCGCGTAGGTTCTGCTGCGACGAGCATCGTCGACGAGGATGAGATCAAGGTGTACTTCGGGCTCATGTTGCTCGGTGGGGCCCTCGCCGTCGCAGTCCGTGAGATCGGCAACGTCTCCGGCATCGACGCCTTGAATACAGTCAGTCTGGTTCTCATCCTCGGTTCCGCGCTGCTGGTCAGCGGTGCTGTCGTCTACAGCAGCATCACTGCGCTCCGGGAAGAGAGTCAGTCGTCATCGCCCGTCTGA
- a CDS encoding amphi-Trp domain-containing protein, whose product MPEEVLFKSESDQSREEIASYLRTVADNLDGGTDITLKAGSETVTLSPPARPTFEVKAEREGPAGNMTELSVEFELEWDESDAEDGGGSGQLEIE is encoded by the coding sequence ATGCCAGAAGAAGTGCTGTTCAAATCGGAAAGTGACCAGAGTCGAGAAGAGATCGCATCGTACCTCCGGACAGTCGCGGACAATCTCGACGGCGGGACTGACATCACCCTGAAAGCAGGCTCAGAGACCGTAACACTGTCTCCCCCTGCTCGGCCGACCTTCGAAGTCAAGGCCGAACGTGAAGGGCCGGCCGGTAACATGACTGAGCTGAGTGTCGAGTTCGAACTCGAATGGGACGAGAGCGATGCTGAGGACGGCGGTGGAAGTGGGCAGTTAGAAATCGAGTAA